One Bradyrhizobium sp. CCGB12 genomic window carries:
- a CDS encoding glycosyltransferase yields MTIISPGLQSTRYFFDERHSVLSDAAPSSYGPNIGTNGQNLTISFLSLNRAGLSIKLLKSIAANIANFAGEVLIGDNGSNPEELGQLKACLAEFPYRYRLLEFESNFGVAGGRNRIMEQACTDWVISVDNDIFFFSNPIRQIQRELALLGCHFMSFPLLNPDLKTLFSHGACLQSVIQEGSPRLTINPIIVPGSDVRSDADGATDTAFLSTFLFGGASIINRGSFHRLGGFDDNMLIGFEDIDFSLRIFREGMKIGTSALRFLVHDHPKAETSGDTDYERTRFSRKTLYESARYLEAKTGFKIWGDEVESWMRSNEQKQGWAAPGDPGSEAGGERKEAMAARRRPRVALLTDTDSWAFANISRQLVRNLSDHYEFEIFPLTTLGEIEHSRWLADNSKGLYAEGGASALGLGLVAAEGFDIIHVFWREFLTIIDTPLLEDYARRIGFTYPEFRRRFIECKTISISVYDHLFLSPEDMSARAKIFNVLASGYYVSSERLRLIYDAVGSIPRPDAVLPDGVDLTVFSPTNLERFDHMGDRLVRVGWVGHSGWASSLEDFKGVNSILKPAIEELQAEGLPIVMQFADRKERFIPHAQMPNYYAGIDVLVCTSKIEGTPNPVLEAMACGVPVVTTDVGIVPQALGPLQREFILPERSVSALKDALRRLVGNRELFARLSGESLEYVKAWDWSERTKPFGQYFDGLLQKARVAEGEARTKMCMLPFSNPSMEPDGSIRLCSASSIFAYYDETNMGNCQTDGLASVWQGERYQAVRRGLLTGHALKPYCGKCEYRHEGPSWLLQIHLALHAYHNGTRTSSVLALLGRRVERYEEYREAAPSLGLNPLPMDPELHAAALAAFMEQQKTSGLPMEARLAPEPLVTGADLPIYMDFNTLNRCNVSCTMCPPAIRFDVQGKKRDPYYRLTLAEYKKITNGARVKTAHFVGAYAEPLLNKEIFDLVAHANSNGAFTAVTSNGMALNEAFANRLLDAGLDMITISLHGATKEVAEGIMHKSSFDRVVANIRSFQGLKKQRGLSRPEIYFNYVGQHTNVKDMPAFIELAADLGVRFVNFIHLIDGDEAVDKTENLIHYPDILAPNILKAKQRAKELGVYLSVSPAYEEIVASYYRQSQSIAAS; encoded by the coding sequence ATGACGATTATTTCTCCCGGTCTCCAGTCGACCCGCTATTTCTTCGACGAGCGCCACTCGGTCCTGAGCGATGCTGCGCCATCAAGCTATGGTCCAAACATTGGAACGAATGGGCAGAACCTCACCATTTCGTTCCTTTCGCTGAACCGAGCGGGCCTTTCGATCAAGCTTCTCAAGTCGATCGCAGCGAATATTGCGAATTTTGCCGGTGAGGTGCTGATCGGCGACAACGGATCGAACCCGGAAGAGCTAGGGCAACTGAAGGCCTGTCTCGCCGAGTTTCCGTATCGCTATCGCCTGCTCGAATTCGAAAGCAATTTCGGCGTAGCCGGCGGCCGCAATCGCATCATGGAGCAGGCGTGCACCGATTGGGTGATCAGCGTCGACAACGACATATTCTTCTTTTCCAATCCAATCCGACAGATTCAACGGGAGTTGGCCCTCCTCGGCTGCCATTTCATGAGTTTCCCGCTGCTCAATCCTGACTTGAAGACGCTGTTCTCACACGGCGCCTGCCTGCAATCCGTCATCCAGGAAGGGAGTCCGCGCCTTACGATCAATCCCATCATTGTCCCGGGAAGCGATGTTCGGTCGGACGCGGACGGTGCAACCGACACGGCCTTCCTGAGCACATTTCTGTTTGGCGGAGCCTCAATCATCAACCGCGGCTCATTCCATCGGCTCGGCGGCTTCGACGACAACATGTTGATAGGCTTCGAGGATATCGACTTCTCGCTGCGGATCTTCCGCGAAGGCATGAAGATCGGCACAAGCGCGCTTCGGTTTCTCGTACATGATCACCCGAAGGCTGAGACGTCCGGTGATACCGACTACGAGCGCACTCGGTTCTCGCGGAAGACGCTGTACGAGTCCGCCCGCTATCTTGAGGCCAAGACGGGCTTTAAGATCTGGGGTGACGAAGTCGAGAGCTGGATGCGCTCCAACGAGCAGAAGCAAGGGTGGGCCGCTCCAGGCGATCCTGGCTCCGAAGCCGGGGGAGAACGGAAGGAGGCGATGGCGGCGCGGCGTCGTCCTCGTGTTGCGCTCTTGACCGACACTGATTCATGGGCGTTCGCCAATATTTCGCGGCAACTGGTGCGGAATTTGTCCGACCACTACGAGTTCGAGATTTTCCCGCTCACGACATTGGGGGAAATCGAGCACAGCCGTTGGCTGGCGGACAATTCAAAGGGATTGTACGCCGAGGGTGGTGCGAGTGCCCTGGGACTTGGGCTCGTCGCCGCCGAAGGCTTCGATATTATCCACGTTTTCTGGCGAGAGTTCCTTACGATCATCGATACGCCCTTGCTCGAGGACTATGCGCGCCGCATCGGTTTCACCTACCCTGAATTCCGGCGTCGGTTCATCGAATGCAAAACCATCTCGATCAGCGTCTATGACCACCTTTTCCTTTCGCCGGAGGATATGTCCGCCCGAGCAAAGATCTTCAACGTCCTTGCCTCGGGGTACTACGTCTCCTCAGAACGACTGCGACTGATCTACGATGCTGTCGGCAGCATTCCGCGTCCGGACGCGGTTCTTCCGGATGGCGTAGACCTGACCGTGTTCAGTCCGACGAACCTGGAGCGGTTCGACCACATGGGAGACCGTTTGGTAAGGGTCGGTTGGGTGGGACATAGCGGCTGGGCTTCATCCCTCGAGGACTTCAAGGGCGTCAACAGCATTCTCAAACCGGCGATCGAAGAACTGCAGGCCGAAGGATTACCTATCGTGATGCAGTTCGCCGACCGCAAGGAACGCTTTATTCCACACGCGCAAATGCCGAATTATTACGCGGGCATCGATGTGCTCGTGTGTACGTCGAAGATTGAGGGCACGCCGAATCCGGTCCTCGAAGCAATGGCCTGCGGCGTGCCGGTGGTGACAACCGATGTTGGAATCGTACCTCAGGCGCTCGGCCCTCTTCAGAGAGAGTTTATTCTGCCTGAAAGATCCGTTTCAGCGCTCAAGGATGCCCTCCGCCGGCTCGTAGGCAACCGTGAACTGTTCGCCAGATTGTCCGGGGAAAGTCTTGAGTACGTCAAGGCCTGGGATTGGTCGGAGCGCACGAAGCCGTTCGGGCAGTACTTTGATGGGCTGCTTCAAAAGGCGCGGGTCGCCGAAGGCGAAGCTCGGACGAAAATGTGCATGCTGCCATTCTCCAATCCGAGCATGGAGCCGGATGGCAGCATCCGGCTCTGCTCGGCGTCGAGCATCTTCGCCTACTACGACGAGACCAACATGGGCAATTGCCAGACTGATGGCTTGGCCTCGGTCTGGCAGGGTGAACGATATCAAGCCGTGCGCCGCGGTCTCCTAACGGGACACGCGCTCAAACCGTATTGCGGGAAATGCGAGTATCGCCACGAGGGTCCCTCCTGGCTGTTACAGATTCACCTGGCCTTGCACGCGTACCATAACGGCACGCGCACGTCGTCGGTCCTTGCCCTCCTTGGCCGCCGCGTCGAGCGTTACGAAGAGTATCGGGAGGCGGCGCCGTCGCTGGGCCTCAATCCCCTTCCCATGGATCCAGAACTCCACGCCGCCGCACTGGCGGCCTTTATGGAGCAACAGAAGACCTCAGGCCTCCCGATGGAAGCGCGCCTGGCACCGGAGCCGTTGGTGACCGGGGCAGACCTACCGATTTATATGGACTTCAACACGCTCAATCGCTGTAACGTGTCCTGCACGATGTGCCCGCCGGCCATACGCTTCGACGTGCAAGGCAAGAAGCGCGATCCGTACTATCGTCTTACGCTGGCCGAGTACAAGAAGATCACCAACGGCGCGCGCGTGAAAACGGCACACTTCGTCGGAGCCTATGCCGAACCGCTGCTCAACAAGGAGATATTTGATCTCGTCGCCCATGCCAACTCGAACGGAGCTTTCACGGCGGTAACGTCCAACGGGATGGCTTTGAACGAAGCGTTTGCCAATCGGTTGCTGGACGCTGGATTGGACATGATAACGATCTCGCTGCACGGCGCGACAAAGGAAGTGGCCGAAGGCATCATGCATAAGAGCAGTTTTGACCGCGTGGTGGCCAACATCCGTAGTTTCCAAGGGCTAAAGAAGCAACGCGGATTGAGCAGACCGGAAATTTACTTCAATTATGTCGGACAACATACGAACGTCAAGGACATGCCTGCCTTCATCGAGTTGGCCGCTGATCTGGGCGTTCGTTTCGTAAACTTCATCCACCTCATTGACGGTGATGAGGCGGTCGATAAGACGGAAAATCTAATCCACTATCCCGACATTCTGGCCCCGAACATTCTCAAGGCCAAACAGAGAGCCAAAGAGCTCGGCGTCTACCTGTCTGTAAGTCCGGCGTATGAAGAGATTGTCGCGAGCTACTATCGGCAATCGCAATCCATTGCTGCGAGTTGA
- a CDS encoding methyltransferase domain-containing protein has product MAKQHVVRKRVLDIACGEGYGSFFMKSWGASSVHGIDLSTEAVTAAQSQFAAPGISFDQFDATRIDEKFSAGEFDVIVSLETIEHVNDPEAYLTALKKVAKPNAVFVISCPNDHWYYPDSSSGNPYHKRKYSIGEFQALTSRVLGPEVQWLIGSAMIGFGTVRVPSRSSSTLVQVEMVEGTEAGHAAIVPGKPGEEFGPRTCSYFVGIWGAQGAQPQSTAAFPISMDSYAVMMGAEDRIGVLQSELDQRTDELRRQIEMVKEAGSDIAALRLQLEATIRQRDEQLAELRIERDRYRIKSVALQREIEILGEKVQEGKSELTTCRVQHQVDVGRLEKAIADAHASFELVDEQLQQRVSELDVARSQSVELLTDRDRYRIKNLALQRESEIVVERLQVATSRLATTESRYQADVQKMAMDAHQLREMLSNTQAERESYIAQVASLERELEATSRRTPKGLIRRAARGAKPMIPKAAMPLLIGAAKRLKF; this is encoded by the coding sequence TTGGCCAAACAGCACGTGGTCCGCAAACGCGTTCTCGATATCGCGTGTGGCGAGGGCTACGGCTCATTCTTCATGAAGTCCTGGGGTGCGTCCTCGGTGCACGGCATTGATCTATCCACCGAAGCGGTCACGGCCGCGCAATCCCAGTTCGCTGCGCCTGGGATCAGTTTCGATCAATTTGACGCCACCCGCATTGATGAGAAGTTCTCCGCCGGGGAGTTTGACGTCATCGTCTCGCTCGAAACCATCGAGCACGTGAATGATCCGGAGGCGTATCTCACTGCGCTCAAGAAGGTGGCCAAGCCGAACGCCGTTTTCGTCATCTCCTGTCCCAACGACCACTGGTATTATCCAGACTCGTCATCAGGAAATCCCTATCATAAGCGGAAATATTCGATCGGTGAATTTCAGGCCCTGACCTCCAGGGTGCTCGGTCCAGAAGTACAATGGCTGATCGGCAGCGCAATGATCGGGTTCGGAACGGTGCGAGTGCCGTCCCGCTCGAGTTCCACGCTTGTGCAGGTTGAGATGGTTGAAGGGACCGAAGCTGGGCACGCTGCCATCGTGCCGGGCAAGCCGGGCGAGGAATTCGGACCTAGGACGTGCAGCTATTTCGTCGGTATATGGGGAGCACAAGGTGCTCAACCTCAGTCGACGGCCGCGTTTCCGATCTCCATGGACAGTTACGCGGTGATGATGGGCGCCGAAGACCGGATTGGCGTGCTTCAATCGGAGTTGGATCAACGGACCGACGAACTGCGAAGACAAATCGAGATGGTCAAAGAAGCAGGCTCGGACATCGCTGCACTGCGCTTGCAGTTGGAGGCAACTATCCGCCAACGGGATGAACAGCTTGCAGAGCTTCGGATTGAACGTGATCGATATCGCATAAAGAGCGTTGCTTTGCAGCGCGAGATCGAAATTCTCGGCGAGAAAGTGCAGGAGGGGAAGTCGGAGCTAACAACTTGCCGGGTCCAACATCAGGTGGACGTTGGTCGACTGGAGAAAGCGATCGCGGATGCACATGCCAGTTTCGAGCTTGTCGACGAGCAATTGCAGCAGCGGGTGTCCGAACTTGATGTCGCGCGCTCTCAGTCGGTGGAGCTTCTGACGGATCGTGATCGCTACCGCATCAAAAACCTCGCATTGCAGCGGGAGTCGGAAATCGTGGTGGAGCGCTTGCAAGTCGCAACGTCAAGATTGGCCACGACAGAGTCGCGTTATCAAGCAGATGTCCAGAAGATGGCGATGGACGCCCATCAATTGCGAGAGATGCTGTCCAACACCCAGGCAGAACGTGAGAGCTACATTGCTCAAGTCGCGAGCCTTGAGCGGGAGCTTGAGGCCACGAGCCGACGCACGCCCAAGGGACTCATTCGCCGTGCGGCTCGCGGCGCGAAGCCCATGATCCCGAAGGCCGCAATGCCGCTCCTTATCGGTGCCGCGAAACGTCTCAAATTTTAA